A stretch of Borrelia turcica IST7 DNA encodes these proteins:
- a CDS encoding rod shape-determining protein codes for MNLFKSFLIDIGIDLGTCNTLVYIKDYGVVMSEPSVVAIDVTKGNRVVAVGRNAKKMLWKTPENIKAVRPLRDGVIADIENTEKMIKYFINHIFSRKKLFFKPRMVIGVPTCITEVERRAVKESAMNAGAREVKVIEESLAAAIGSDIPIFEPTGHMVCDIGGGTTEISVISLGGMVVSRAIRTGGDEFDESIIKYMRNAHNIIIGQQTAEKLKIKIGNVYPDTHNLKVETIDIKGTDAVTGLPRKQIVDSMEVRESLKEPISTVVDEVKRTLGATPPELATDIVERGIILTGGGALLKGLNRLLSKETGVPVYVADNPLLSVAVGAGLFYDYANRIDISKNIYSFINE; via the coding sequence TTGAATTTATTTAAGTCTTTTTTGATAGATATTGGCATTGATCTTGGTACGTGCAATACTTTGGTTTACATTAAGGATTATGGTGTAGTGATGAGTGAGCCTTCGGTTGTTGCTATTGATGTTACTAAGGGTAATAGAGTTGTTGCTGTTGGTCGCAATGCTAAGAAGATGCTTTGGAAAACTCCAGAGAATATTAAGGCAGTAAGGCCTCTTCGTGATGGTGTTATTGCTGACATTGAAAATACAGAAAAAATGATTAAGTATTTTATAAATCATATTTTTTCTCGAAAAAAATTGTTTTTTAAACCTAGGATGGTAATAGGTGTGCCAACTTGCATTACGGAGGTTGAGAGGAGAGCTGTTAAAGAGAGCGCAATGAATGCGGGTGCTCGTGAAGTTAAGGTTATTGAAGAATCTCTTGCCGCTGCTATTGGGTCGGATATTCCCATTTTTGAGCCAACAGGCCATATGGTATGTGATATAGGGGGAGGAACTACTGAGATATCTGTTATTTCTCTTGGTGGGATGGTGGTAAGTAGAGCTATTAGAACTGGTGGAGATGAGTTTGATGAGAGTATAATAAAGTATATGAGAAATGCACATAACATTATTATTGGACAACAGACGGCAGAAAAATTAAAAATTAAGATAGGTAATGTTTATCCAGATACTCATAATTTGAAGGTAGAAACAATAGATATTAAGGGAACAGATGCTGTTACGGGTCTTCCTAGAAAGCAGATTGTTGATTCTATGGAAGTAAGAGAATCTTTAAAGGAGCCTATTAGTACCGTTGTTGATGAGGTTAAGAGAACTCTTGGTGCAACGCCTCCAGAACTTGCAACGGATATTGTTGAGCGTGGGATTATATTAACAGGCGGTGGAGCCCTTCTTAAGGGACTTAATAGACTTTTATCAAAAGAAACAGGAGTTCCGGTTTATGTTGCAGACAATCCTCTTCTTTCTGTAGCTGTTGGAGCAGGTTTATTTTATGACTATGCTAATAGGATAGATATTAGTAAGAATATATATAGTTTTATTAATGAATAG
- the pgsA gene encoding CDP-diacylglycerol--glycerol-3-phosphate 3-phosphatidyltransferase gives MSIISPNKVTFFRIILSFIILFLFFLEDFWNPYLFLILIWFLIILNEITDVVDGYIARKYGLISNMGKVLDPYADVLQHLTYFVFFFYKGITPYYFFVIFVYREISIGFIRNLIIQFNIVQQAKFSGKLKSLFYAIATFASLFLYSLDKLKVTVLVEKYVGFVLNINFNFSFIIGVIYAISAFLVVVSFIDYVVVFLDLRKYEK, from the coding sequence ATGAGTATAATTAGTCCAAATAAAGTAACTTTTTTTAGGATTATATTGTCTTTCATTATATTATTTTTATTCTTTCTTGAAGATTTTTGGAATCCTTATTTATTTTTAATTTTGATTTGGTTTTTAATTATTTTGAATGAAATAACAGATGTTGTAGATGGATATATTGCTAGAAAATATGGGTTGATTAGTAATATGGGAAAGGTTTTAGATCCTTATGCAGATGTGTTACAACACTTAACATATTTTGTTTTTTTCTTTTATAAAGGTATTACTCCGTATTATTTTTTTGTGATCTTTGTGTACCGTGAAATTTCTATTGGTTTTATTAGAAATTTAATTATCCAATTTAATATAGTTCAACAAGCTAAATTTTCGGGTAAATTAAAATCATTATTTTATGCTATTGCAACATTTGCTAGTCTTTTTCTTTATAGTTTAGATAAATTGAAAGTTACTGTGTTGGTTGAAAAATATGTGGGATTTGTTTTAAACATAAATTTTAATTTTTCTTTTATTATTGGAGTAATATACGCCATATCTGCCTTTTTAGTTGTTGTATCTTTTATTGACTATGTAGTGGTATTTTTGGATCTCAGAAAGTATGAAAAGTAA
- the rodA gene encoding rod shape-determining protein RodA, whose product MAVFRKGYDFWALISLAIISFIGILLIYSSDYTSNGSLIKIEYVKQTIWVLSGFLLIFIIGRYDLKIIQGMIYPLYFLLVASLIFTALFGVTVNGAKSWIGIWRLGGQPSEFGKIISILTLAKFYSSRRDDSSIFVFIFAFLLISPVILLVFLQPDFGTAVVYLSIFIFISFFAGVDVHYILYFTLVGFFSFLFVVLPVWYEYKSDMGNIVYLIFSNNFYFQIAFLVLILVFLASVIGFFISKYNLNIRLSYFYIMFISSILLIAAFSSKFLSKMMKPYQIKRFLVFLDPNIDLKGAGWNLNQVKIAIGSGGVFGKGFLKGPYTHANYVPSQSTDFIFSILAEEFGFLGVSAVLILFFFIFFKILIIMDKSKDRYMSLVLSGVLGLLFFHTSFNIGMCLGLLPITGIPLPFLSYGGSSSITFFLAMALYFNIESIVTVD is encoded by the coding sequence GTGGCGGTTTTTAGGAAAGGCTATGATTTTTGGGCATTAATTAGTTTGGCAATTATATCTTTTATTGGGATTTTGCTTATATATTCTAGTGACTATACTTCTAATGGTTCTTTGATTAAAATTGAGTATGTTAAGCAAACTATATGGGTTCTTAGTGGCTTTTTGCTGATTTTTATAATAGGAAGATATGATCTTAAGATAATACAAGGAATGATTTATCCCTTGTATTTTTTATTGGTAGCTTCTTTGATTTTTACTGCCCTTTTTGGTGTTACTGTTAATGGAGCTAAATCTTGGATTGGAATTTGGAGGTTAGGAGGACAGCCTTCAGAATTTGGTAAGATTATTAGTATTTTAACTCTTGCTAAATTTTACAGTAGTAGGAGGGATGATAGTAGTATTTTTGTTTTTATTTTTGCTTTTCTTTTAATTTCTCCTGTTATTTTGCTTGTATTTTTACAACCTGACTTTGGAACTGCTGTGGTTTACTTGAGTATATTTATATTTATTTCCTTTTTTGCTGGTGTGGATGTACATTATATTTTGTATTTTACTTTGGTAGGATTTTTTTCGTTTCTCTTCGTAGTGTTACCTGTTTGGTATGAATATAAGTCAGATATGGGGAATATAGTATATTTAATTTTTTCAAATAATTTTTATTTTCAAATAGCTTTTTTAGTATTAATTTTAGTGTTTTTAGCCTCTGTTATAGGCTTTTTTATTTCAAAGTACAATCTGAACATTAGACTTTCTTATTTTTATATTATGTTTATAAGTTCAATTTTATTAATTGCTGCTTTTTCATCTAAGTTTCTTTCTAAAATGATGAAGCCTTATCAAATTAAGAGATTTTTAGTTTTTTTAGACCCAAATATTGACCTTAAGGGAGCTGGATGGAATTTAAATCAAGTAAAGATTGCTATTGGTTCTGGCGGTGTTTTTGGGAAGGGGTTTTTAAAGGGGCCTTATACCCATGCAAACTATGTACCTTCTCAGAGTACAGATTTTATTTTCTCAATTCTTGCTGAGGAGTTTGGCTTTTTGGGAGTTAGTGCAGTTTTAATATTATTTTTCTTTATTTTCTTTAAGATTTTAATAATAATGGATAAGAGTAAAGATAGGTATATGTCCTTGGTTTTATCGGGTGTATTGGGCCTTTTATTTTTTCACACTTCTTTTAATATTGGAATGTGTTTAGGTCTCTTACCGATTACAGGAATACCTTTGCCTTTCCTCTCTTATGGGGGTTCTTCTAGTATTACTTTCTTTTTAGCTATGGCTCTTTATTTTAATATTGAATCTATAGTAACTGTGGATTAA
- the mrdA gene encoding penicillin-binding protein 2 has translation MKVIFKERYRFGLLLVSLVFFIYFFTLFKMQIGKHLFYDREATVLLSRVEKINASRGEILDSNLNVIANNITAFVLKISLEQYYGMSLEDRDEMLDFLSNTLNIDRELIFSKIEAPRGYLKDVEIVELSPEMLFRISEKRSYYPALLWSYSFKRNYLVDDSYSHPIGYVGRINQRELRSFYNVKGYDNNSTIGKSGIEQIYDSYIRGREGLIKYRVDSKERKIDSGSIIENMTPGNNIVLNINKDIQMLAKNTLGDRYGTVVVLKPSTGGILALHNYPYYSMKDVYNKYSREDYSFLNRAVQSVYPPASIFKLVMATAILEEKVFDKDRKIHCPGYFKVGNRIFHCWQRGGHGYVNLEEAIAHSCNVYFYTLGLKYLGVEKILKYAREYGFGEKTGIDLPNEVAGLLPSPEWKEKTFKQPWVGGDTVNFSIGQGFLNATPIQIANMIAMIANEGVVYKPRVVNRILDGNTNEIVLENSPEVLRKSKLISKNTFKLLKKYMRGVITYGTARNSVLTKAVAVGGKTGTGQTGVIGFENSSFVGLAPYNHTSNEQVIVFSLVEGRSNADMWPAKAVDLMMQGIFAKQSYEDILRGYRPWYIR, from the coding sequence ATGAAGGTTATCTTTAAGGAAAGATATAGATTTGGGCTACTGCTTGTTTCTTTGGTGTTTTTTATATATTTTTTTACTTTATTTAAGATGCAGATTGGGAAACACTTATTTTACGATAGAGAAGCAACAGTTCTTTTATCTAGAGTTGAAAAAATTAATGCTTCAAGAGGTGAAATTTTAGATTCAAATTTAAATGTTATTGCAAATAATATTACGGCATTTGTTTTAAAAATTAGTTTGGAACAATATTATGGTATGTCTCTTGAAGATAGAGACGAGATGCTAGATTTTTTATCAAATACTTTAAACATAGATCGAGAACTTATTTTTTCTAAGATTGAAGCTCCTAGAGGATATCTTAAAGATGTAGAAATAGTTGAACTTAGTCCGGAAATGTTATTTAGAATATCTGAAAAAAGAAGTTATTATCCTGCACTTTTATGGTCATATTCTTTTAAAAGAAATTATTTGGTGGATGATTCTTATTCTCATCCTATTGGGTATGTTGGTAGGATTAATCAAAGAGAACTTCGTTCTTTCTACAATGTTAAAGGGTATGATAATAATTCTACGATAGGAAAGTCGGGTATTGAACAAATTTATGATAGCTATATTAGAGGCAGGGAAGGTTTAATTAAATATAGAGTAGATTCTAAAGAAAGAAAAATAGATAGTGGCTCTATTATAGAGAATATGACTCCTGGGAATAATATTGTTTTAAATATTAATAAAGATATTCAAATGCTTGCCAAAAATACTTTAGGGGATAGGTATGGTACTGTAGTGGTATTAAAACCTTCAACGGGAGGTATTCTGGCTCTTCATAATTATCCTTACTATTCAATGAAAGATGTTTATAATAAATATTCTAGAGAAGATTATTCTTTTCTAAATAGGGCAGTACAGTCAGTTTATCCCCCGGCTTCTATTTTTAAATTGGTTATGGCTACCGCAATATTGGAAGAAAAAGTTTTTGATAAGGACAGAAAGATACATTGTCCGGGATATTTTAAGGTAGGTAATAGAATTTTTCATTGTTGGCAGCGTGGTGGACATGGGTATGTTAATTTAGAAGAAGCTATTGCACATTCATGTAATGTATATTTTTATACATTGGGACTTAAATATCTTGGTGTCGAGAAAATTTTAAAATATGCAAGAGAATATGGATTTGGTGAGAAAACAGGTATTGATTTGCCAAATGAGGTAGCTGGACTTCTTCCAAGTCCAGAATGGAAGGAAAAAACTTTTAAGCAACCTTGGGTGGGTGGTGATACTGTAAATTTTTCAATAGGACAAGGATTTTTAAATGCTACTCCTATTCAGATTGCTAATATGATAGCTATGATTGCAAATGAAGGTGTTGTTTATAAGCCAAGAGTTGTCAATAGAATTTTGGATGGAAATACTAATGAGATTGTTCTTGAAAATTCTCCAGAGGTTCTTAGAAAGAGTAAACTTATTAGTAAGAATACTTTTAAGCTTTTAAAGAAATATATGAGAGGTGTCATAACTTATGGTACTGCAAGAAATTCAGTCCTTACTAAGGCTGTGGCAGTAGGAGGGAAGACAGGAACGGGTCAAACTGGTGTAATTGGATTTGAGAATAGTTCTTTTGTAGGACTTGCTCCTTATAATCATACTTCTAATGAACAAGTTATTGTTTTTAGTTTGGTTGAAGGAAGAAGTAATGCTGATATGTGGCCTGCTAAAGCTGTGGATTTAATGATGCAGGGAATTTTTGCTAAGCAAAGTTATGAGGATATCCTTAGAGGATATAGACCGTGGTATATTAGGTAA
- the thrS gene encoding threonine--tRNA ligase — translation MSKELERDSILYKKRHSVAHVMAEAVLELFPNTKIAIGPPIKDGFYYDFDFENHITEDVLLLIEQKMREILKTGSSFIKEVITQEHALVLFKDQPYKLDLISNLDIEEEISIYKSHNFVDLCRGPHVDDMRKIDPKAFKLTSIAGAYWRGNEKNKMLTRIYGTLWNNEKELKAYLNLREEIKRRDHRKLGRELDLFSVHEEIGPGLIFFHPNGARVRTLVEDFWREEHFKNGYDILFTPHVGKSWLWETSGHLDFYKESMFEKIEMDKSNYYVKPMNCPFHIAIYNEGKHSYKDLPFRWAELGTVYRYEKIGALHGTMRVRGFTQDDAHIICTYEQVKAEVKEVLRFALYMWDKFGFTNLKAYLSTKPEKSVGSSDDWDMSVRVLEEALIDLHISYDIDDGGGAFYGPKIDLKIIDSLEREWQMSTIQFDFNLPERFKMTYTADDGKDKRPFMIHRALLGSIERFFGILVEHYGGAFPVWLAPLQVIIIPVNNIVEEYALKVLSLFKKEGIRIKLDNDCNTRMNAKIREYQVKKVPYMFIIGEREVETERVSIRTRTNEQINGLGLEEALEFVKLKINRKEIL, via the coding sequence ATGAGTAAAGAGTTAGAAAGAGATAGTATTTTATATAAAAAGAGGCATTCAGTTGCTCATGTTATGGCAGAAGCAGTACTTGAATTGTTTCCAAATACTAAAATTGCGATAGGTCCTCCAATTAAAGATGGTTTTTATTATGATTTTGATTTTGAAAATCATATAACAGAAGATGTTCTTTTATTGATAGAGCAAAAGATGCGAGAAATTTTAAAGACAGGTAGTTCTTTTATAAAGGAAGTAATTACCCAAGAACATGCTTTAGTTTTGTTTAAAGATCAGCCTTATAAATTAGATTTAATTAGTAACCTTGATATTGAAGAAGAGATTTCGATATATAAGAGTCATAATTTCGTTGACCTTTGTAGAGGCCCCCATGTTGATGATATGCGTAAAATTGATCCGAAGGCATTTAAGTTAACTAGCATTGCTGGTGCTTATTGGCGTGGCAATGAGAAGAATAAAATGCTTACTCGTATTTATGGGACTTTATGGAATAATGAGAAGGAGCTTAAGGCATATCTTAACTTAAGAGAAGAGATAAAAAGGAGGGACCACAGAAAACTTGGGCGCGAGCTTGATTTATTTTCTGTGCATGAAGAAATAGGTCCTGGACTTATATTTTTTCATCCTAATGGGGCTAGAGTAAGAACTTTAGTAGAAGATTTTTGGAGAGAAGAACATTTTAAAAATGGCTATGATATTCTTTTTACGCCTCATGTGGGTAAATCTTGGCTTTGGGAAACTTCTGGGCACTTAGATTTTTATAAAGAGAGTATGTTTGAGAAAATCGAGATGGATAAGAGTAATTATTATGTTAAGCCTATGAATTGTCCGTTTCATATTGCAATTTATAATGAAGGGAAGCATTCTTACAAAGATTTACCCTTTAGGTGGGCTGAGCTTGGTACAGTGTATCGTTACGAGAAAATAGGTGCTCTTCATGGCACTATGCGCGTTAGGGGATTTACTCAAGATGATGCTCATATTATATGTACTTATGAGCAAGTTAAGGCTGAGGTTAAAGAGGTTTTAAGATTTGCACTTTATATGTGGGATAAATTTGGTTTTACAAACTTAAAAGCATATCTTTCTACAAAGCCGGAAAAATCTGTAGGGAGCAGTGATGATTGGGATATGTCTGTAAGAGTATTAGAGGAGGCCTTAATTGATCTTCATATTTCGTATGATATCGATGATGGAGGTGGGGCCTTTTATGGGCCTAAGATTGATCTTAAAATAATAGATTCTCTTGAGAGAGAATGGCAGATGAGTACAATTCAGTTTGATTTTAATCTTCCTGAAAGATTTAAAATGACTTATACGGCAGATGATGGTAAGGACAAGAGACCTTTTATGATTCATCGTGCTCTTCTTGGTTCTATTGAAAGATTTTTTGGAATTTTAGTAGAACATTATGGTGGTGCATTTCCTGTGTGGCTGGCACCTCTTCAAGTTATAATTATTCCTGTAAATAATATTGTGGAAGAATATGCCCTTAAAGTATTATCTCTATTTAAGAAAGAAGGTATTAGGATCAAACTTGATAATGATTGTAATACAAGAATGAATGCGAAGATTAGAGAATATCAGGTGAAAAAAGTACCTTATATGTTTATAATAGGAGAGAGAGAAGTAGAGACAGAGAGAGTTTCTATTAGAACTAGAACTAATGAACAGATTAATGGACTTGGCCTTGAAGAAGCTCTTGAATTTGTGAAATTAAAGATAAATCGTAAGGAAATTTTATAA
- a CDS encoding rod shape-determining protein MreD — translation MISFVLYYIISVFLGQIFQYYFAVNFSFSIDIFLIILIFNSLNFIFNVGLISSILHGFIMEYFTGLPLGFFVFSYVLIFYILGKIKILIPKSMLSMTIFFVLSKFIIWFVAMTFSDFVDLKGFNYEIFNLNLIVNIVFINFLYPILSYFTRNLYTFREEY, via the coding sequence TTGATATCTTTTGTTCTGTATTATATTATTAGCGTATTTTTGGGTCAGATTTTTCAGTATTATTTTGCGGTTAATTTTTCTTTTTCAATAGATATATTTTTAATTATTTTAATTTTTAATTCTCTAAATTTTATTTTTAATGTAGGTTTAATATCGAGTATTTTACATGGTTTTATTATGGAGTATTTTACAGGATTGCCACTTGGGTTTTTTGTGTTTAGTTATGTTTTAATATTTTATATTCTTGGTAAAATTAAGATTTTAATTCCTAAAAGTATGCTTAGCATGACAATATTTTTTGTTCTGTCAAAATTTATAATTTGGTTTGTTGCAATGACTTTTTCAGATTTTGTGGATCTTAAAGGATTTAATTATGAAATATTTAATCTTAATCTTATTGTAAATATAGTATTTATAAATTTTTTGTATCCAATCTTAAGTTATTTTACTCGAAATCTTTATACTTTTAGAGAGGAATATTAA
- the cyaB gene encoding class IV adenylate cyclase, translated as MLEIESKAFIPKNEIKRILKLANQKFKFIKEELKDDVYYCNTKKTIRIRKFDTSTEIVTFKTKNLDSDIEVNKEIEFRVDNINNFVLLLEEMDFKILYKKTKKSLIYKKENLTIEINEIKNLGFFLEVEKIIKDKSELALAKTEIYEIIEYFQLKNNIEKKSYFELLSNQLKI; from the coding sequence ATGTTAGAAATCGAATCTAAAGCCTTCATTCCAAAAAATGAAATTAAAAGAATTTTAAAATTAGCTAATCAAAAATTTAAATTTATCAAAGAAGAACTTAAAGATGATGTATATTATTGCAACACCAAAAAAACAATTAGAATAAGAAAGTTTGATACTTCAACAGAAATTGTAACATTTAAAACCAAAAATTTAGATTCTGATATAGAAGTCAATAAAGAAATTGAATTTAGAGTAGATAATATAAATAATTTTGTATTACTTTTAGAAGAAATGGATTTTAAAATCCTATATAAAAAAACAAAAAAAAGTCTAATTTATAAAAAAGAAAATTTGACTATAGAAATCAATGAAATTAAAAACCTTGGATTCTTCTTAGAAGTAGAAAAAATCATTAAAGATAAAAGTGAATTAGCTCTAGCCAAAACAGAAATTTATGAGATAATAGAATATTTTCAATTAAAAAACAATATTGAAAAAAAATCATATTTTGAACTACTAAGTAATCAACTTAAAATATAA
- the mreC gene encoding rod shape-determining protein MreC, with protein MKFLVKFKNFVKVLSILILAVVLMVYDSSGHRKKRKDDFFVFTLNSYIQDNMHEFVSFIASIFKAINEYKDYGERIEEYKKRIQQLEIVTQNVQILRQENSRLKEQLGFYSSNSSEFIPAEIIYLNYSNISSLMAINKGYNDGVQKDMVAVAYQDGFSGLVGKVVKVYANTAKILPLTSYENFVSARIQNSKFIGLVEGKGYGESLEMNYVNRLAENDLKVGDSVVTAGFSDYPGGIYIGKIIHFNILEYNSLLSIKIEPIMVLDKLEYVFLIKGEKRIQD; from the coding sequence ATGAAGTTTCTTGTTAAGTTCAAGAATTTTGTTAAGGTACTAAGTATATTAATACTTGCCGTTGTTCTTATGGTATATGATTCTAGTGGTCATAGAAAGAAAAGAAAAGATGATTTTTTTGTTTTTACCTTAAATTCATATATTCAAGATAATATGCATGAATTTGTTAGTTTTATTGCTAGTATTTTTAAGGCAATAAATGAATACAAGGATTATGGCGAGAGAATAGAAGAGTATAAGAAAAGAATACAGCAACTTGAGATAGTTACTCAAAATGTTCAAATATTAAGACAAGAAAATTCTAGGCTTAAGGAACAACTTGGTTTTTATTCATCAAATTCTAGTGAGTTTATTCCAGCTGAAATAATTTATTTAAATTATTCAAACATTTCTTCTTTAATGGCAATTAACAAGGGTTATAATGACGGTGTTCAAAAAGATATGGTAGCTGTTGCTTATCAAGATGGGTTTAGTGGTTTGGTTGGAAAAGTTGTTAAAGTTTATGCAAATACTGCTAAAATTTTGCCTTTAACTAGTTATGAGAATTTTGTCTCTGCAAGAATTCAAAATAGCAAGTTTATTGGTCTTGTTGAAGGTAAGGGATATGGTGAGTCTCTTGAGATGAACTATGTTAATCGATTAGCTGAAAATGATTTAAAAGTGGGAGACTCTGTAGTTACCGCTGGGTTTAGTGATTATCCCGGTGGGATTTATATAGGCAAGATTATTCATTTTAATATTCTTGAATATAATTCGCTTTTAAGTATTAAAATAGAACCTATAATGGTCTTGGATAAATTGGAATATGTTTTTTTGATTAAAGGCGAAAAGAGGATACAAGATTGA